One genomic region from Thalassotalea sp. PS06 encodes:
- the rraA gene encoding ribonuclease E activity regulator RraA, with protein sequence MEYNTSELCNLYTDMVDVLEPMLSNYGGRSSFGGQVVTVKCFEANGLITQIVESDGTGKVLVVDGGGSSRRALIDAYIADAAAKNNWEGIICYGSVRDVDALEEIDIGIQAIISIPVGATDNEDGETDVAVNFAGVTILPEDHIYADNTGIVLSPDPLDIE encoded by the coding sequence ATGGAATACAACACCTCAGAATTATGTAACCTGTACACTGACATGGTCGATGTATTAGAGCCAATGCTGAGTAATTATGGTGGCCGCAGTTCCTTTGGAGGCCAGGTGGTGACGGTAAAGTGTTTTGAAGCTAATGGCCTTATCACCCAAATCGTTGAAAGTGACGGTACCGGTAAAGTCCTGGTGGTTGATGGCGGCGGCTCTTCTCGTCGTGCCTTGATTGATGCCTATATTGCCGATGCGGCAGCGAAAAACAATTGGGAAGGCATTATTTGTTACGGTAGTGTCCGTGATGTCGATGCATTAGAAGAGATTGACATTGGCATTCAGGCGATTATATCAATCCCGGTTGGTGCTACCGATAATGAGGATGGCGAAACCGACGTAGCGGTAAATTTTGCAGGTGTAACTATCTTACCGGAAGATCACATCTATGCCGACAACACTGGCATTGTCCTTTCCCCGGATCCTCTGGATATTGAATAA
- a CDS encoding M20/M25/M40 family metallo-hydrolase, which produces MFNRMPRIAALAIFALSTFVARAEFLNEAELQQLQALKETTLESGLSYEILESLTTEVGARMIGTEGDKRAIAWSVQKMKDLGFDKVWTEEVTHYQWVRGDVEAKVIAPFPQPVVAIALGESVGTGEKGIQAEVVHFENFDALKAAEPGSLEGKIAFVAYRMERHISGKGYGKAVGARVLGAQVAAEKGAVAFMMRSVGTDDNRTGHTGITRYKDGVKRIAAVALSNPDADMLVNQFKRNKPVEFFLKVTAVRNERVTVKGANVIGEITGSEYPEQIVALGAHLDSWDVGTGAVDDGLGMAMMMAATSHISKLSERPKRTIRVILFAGEEVGLLGAREYVNVHQDNLKNHVIGAEWDFGLGRIYEFKTGVGAEALAGAREFAQVLAPLGVSFNPVNNAQGQSDMSLVTQQGVPAARFAPDGSRYFDIHHTMNDTLDKVNPDDLRQNTAVYTMFAYFAAQTGIDFRK; this is translated from the coding sequence ATGTTTAACCGCATGCCTCGTATTGCCGCACTGGCAATTTTCGCATTGAGTACATTTGTTGCTCGTGCCGAGTTTCTCAATGAAGCAGAATTACAGCAATTACAAGCGTTGAAAGAGACTACTTTAGAATCTGGCCTTTCCTATGAAATTTTAGAATCACTGACAACAGAAGTTGGTGCGCGAATGATAGGTACTGAGGGTGACAAACGTGCCATTGCCTGGTCGGTACAAAAGATGAAAGATCTGGGCTTCGATAAAGTCTGGACCGAAGAAGTGACCCATTACCAGTGGGTTCGTGGTGACGTTGAAGCCAAAGTAATCGCACCGTTTCCGCAACCTGTCGTAGCTATTGCGTTAGGTGAGAGTGTAGGCACTGGCGAAAAAGGGATTCAGGCAGAAGTTGTCCACTTTGAAAATTTTGATGCCCTAAAGGCCGCTGAACCAGGAAGTCTGGAAGGTAAAATTGCGTTTGTCGCTTACCGCATGGAGCGTCATATCAGTGGCAAAGGCTATGGTAAAGCGGTTGGCGCGCGGGTATTAGGAGCCCAGGTTGCGGCTGAAAAAGGCGCAGTAGCCTTTATGATGCGTTCGGTGGGTACCGACGATAACCGTACCGGACACACTGGCATAACTCGTTATAAAGACGGTGTTAAACGTATCGCCGCTGTAGCCTTATCCAATCCAGATGCAGATATGCTGGTAAATCAGTTTAAGCGTAATAAACCGGTAGAATTTTTCCTGAAGGTGACTGCGGTACGTAATGAAAGAGTGACTGTTAAAGGTGCGAATGTGATCGGAGAAATCACTGGCTCTGAATATCCGGAGCAAATCGTTGCTCTTGGCGCTCACCTGGATAGCTGGGATGTTGGAACTGGCGCGGTAGATGATGGTTTAGGTATGGCAATGATGATGGCGGCGACGTCGCATATTTCTAAGCTTTCTGAACGTCCAAAACGTACGATTCGAGTGATTCTTTTCGCTGGTGAGGAAGTTGGCCTTCTCGGTGCCAGAGAGTATGTAAACGTGCATCAGGATAATCTTAAAAATCACGTGATTGGTGCAGAATGGGATTTTGGCCTGGGTCGTATTTACGAATTTAAAACCGGCGTAGGCGCTGAAGCTCTAGCAGGAGCTCGGGAGTTTGCTCAGGTTCTGGCGCCTCTTGGCGTATCCTTCAACCCGGTGAATAATGCTCAGGGTCAATCCGATATGAGTCTGGTGACCCAGCAAGGTGTTCCTGCAGCTCGATTTGCTCCGGATGGTTCCAGGTATTTTGATATACACCACACCATGAATGATACCTTAGATAAGGTAAATCCTGATGATTTACGCCAGAATACTGCGGTATACACCATGTTTGCATACTTTGCCGCGCAGACGGGTATCGATTTTCGCAAGTAA
- a CDS encoding fasciclin domain-containing protein, translated as MKTLLKVPALAFLFLFSAMTLAGGGYSKDSKDIVDVAASNDDFSTLVAAVQAAGLVDTLKGDGPFTVFAPTNEAFAKLPEGTVDSLLLPENKDKLVAILTYHVVPGKVLAADVVDLNSATTVQGGDIAIKADSGGVMVDGANVVATDIEASNGVIHVIDTVIMPQE; from the coding sequence ATGAAAACGTTATTGAAAGTCCCTGCCCTCGCATTTTTGTTTCTGTTCTCTGCAATGACATTAGCCGGCGGCGGTTATAGCAAAGACTCAAAAGACATTGTCGACGTCGCCGCCAGCAACGATGATTTTTCGACCCTGGTGGCTGCTGTTCAGGCTGCTGGTTTAGTCGACACATTGAAAGGCGACGGACCTTTCACCGTGTTTGCTCCGACTAACGAAGCGTTCGCGAAATTACCAGAAGGTACCGTGGACAGCTTATTGTTGCCGGAAAACAAAGATAAATTAGTCGCCATCCTGACATATCATGTGGTACCGGGTAAAGTGTTGGCTGCAGATGTGGTGGATTTAAACTCTGCAACAACGGTGCAAGGCGGTGATATTGCCATTAAAGCTGATTCAGGCGGGGTAATGGTTGATGGTGCTAACGTTGTAGCGACCGATATTGAGGCCTCAAACGGTGTGATCCATGTGATCGACACCGTAATTATGCCTCAGGAATAA
- the rpmE gene encoding 50S ribosomal protein L31: MKDGIHPNYTAIKATCSCGNVIETRSTLGKDIHLDVCSECHPFYTGKQKAAETGGRVDKFNKRFGMLGKK; encoded by the coding sequence ATGAAAGACGGTATTCACCCAAATTACACTGCTATCAAGGCAACTTGTTCTTGTGGCAACGTAATCGAAACTCGCTCAACGTTGGGCAAAGATATTCACCTGGACGTTTGTTCTGAGTGTCACCCATTCTACACTGGTAAGCAGAAAGCTGCTGAGACCGGTGGTCGTGTTGACAAGTTCAACAAACGTTTTGGTATGTTGGGCAAAAAATAA
- a CDS encoding TraB/GumN family protein encodes MSNLWKFSVAISLSLVALFASAKSSVWQVTKDGQTVYLGGTVHVLAQSDYPLPEEFDKAYDQSQILVFEMDMSATGTPQFQQAMMEKMMYTGGGTYADDLKPETVKRLDAYMAERNLPVDNLKVLKPSMLSVTLSMLELQRLGIFGAGVDLFYTQRGQADNKSFAFLELPEEQLDFLAALGKGYEDEFINYTLDDISKIGDMMTEMKTAWRTGDSDALYNLGTKDWKQKFPQSYQSLIVDRNNNWMDDIEGYFSTKEVEFVLVGALHLVGDEGVLKQLEDKGYKIIQL; translated from the coding sequence ATGTCTAATTTATGGAAGTTCAGTGTCGCGATTTCTCTGTCGCTAGTTGCTTTGTTTGCATCGGCCAAATCGTCGGTTTGGCAGGTTACCAAAGACGGGCAAACTGTTTATTTAGGTGGCACTGTGCATGTACTGGCACAAAGTGATTATCCCCTACCGGAAGAATTTGATAAGGCATACGACCAATCTCAGATACTGGTTTTTGAAATGGATATGAGTGCGACGGGTACACCTCAGTTTCAACAGGCGATGATGGAGAAAATGATGTATACCGGTGGCGGCACTTATGCGGACGATTTAAAGCCTGAAACCGTTAAACGTCTTGATGCATATATGGCTGAGCGTAACCTTCCGGTTGATAACCTGAAAGTGCTTAAGCCCTCGATGTTATCGGTTACCTTGAGCATGTTGGAATTACAACGTTTAGGTATTTTCGGTGCTGGTGTGGATTTGTTCTATACCCAACGTGGTCAGGCGGATAACAAATCTTTTGCATTTCTTGAGTTACCGGAAGAACAGTTGGATTTCTTAGCGGCGCTAGGTAAAGGCTATGAGGATGAGTTCATTAATTACACTCTCGACGATATCAGCAAAATTGGCGACATGATGACCGAAATGAAAACTGCATGGCGCACCGGTGATAGTGATGCTCTATATAATTTAGGTACTAAGGATTGGAAACAGAAGTTCCCACAATCTTATCAGTCGCTAATCGTTGACAGAAATAACAACTGGATGGATGACATTGAGGGTTATTTCAGCACCAAAGAAGTGGAATTTGTTTTAGTCGGCGCTTTACACCTGGTTGGTGATGAAGGCGTTCTAAAGCAGTTAGAGGATAAAGGCTATAAGATCATTCAGCTTTGA